The genome window AGAGACTTCAGCTTCGAAGTGGATCTCAGGGACAAGCTGGGCGTGTGGGACGTGGAGAGCGGTCGGTTCATCGTGGAGATCGGCCGTTACACCATCGTGGCGGGCGGCAGCTCCGCCGTGCACGCGGCCGCCCGCAACAGCGTCGTGTTGGATGTCACCGCGACCAACGGCGGCACGGCGGCGCCGGCGCGCAATCTGGCAAAACTCACGCTGGCCGAGAACTTCGACGACTATCTGATCTACAACCCCGGCAGCGGCGCATTGGGCGTGGTGGACACCGTCGAGTTCATCAGCTCCTCGGTCGACTACGACTCGAACACAGCCGTCCAGTTCCGCCGCAACGGCACCTGGCTCGCCTTCAAGAACGTCACATTCGCGAGCGCCCCCGCCATGCTGACCGTGCGCGCGGGCGCCGAGAAACCCGGCGCGCTCACGGTGTACGCGGTCTTCGCCGGTGTTGCGCTTAACACCGCTACTCCCGTCGCCAACTTCGCGCTGACGGACACCCGGCCAACCGGCTCCACATACGGCGAGGCGGGCATCGGCCCGGCGGGCGTCTACCCCGGTACCCCGGCGGGGCAAGAGACCCAGAACCGCTACTTACGTCCGGAACTGCGGACGACGGCGGTCTCCGCCGCAAACCTCAACGCAAACACCGCCTATGACATCTATGTCGTGGCGGAGAAACGCGGCACCGTTCTCGAGTGGCTGAAGTTCGGCGCGGCGACCGACAACGTCGCCGCCGGCGTCGCAATTTCCCAGGTCTACTCGCAGGATTCCATCCGCGAGCAAGGCGGCGCCCTGGCGCTGCGGGCCGACCTCACGCCGGTCACGTCCACACAGCCTGTGACCTGGACCGTCGCCTCGACGGACGGTACGCCGACCGCTCTCGCGACAATCGACCCCGCCGCCGGCGTGCTCACGGCCGCCGGAATCGACAACGGCACGGTGCGCGTGACGGCCGCGGCCGGCACACGGACGGCCACCAAGGATATTCTGATCACAAACCAGCTCGACGCCGACAAGACGACATTTGATACCACCGTCCCGGATCCGGCCAATCCCCAGGGACCGCCGCGGTCCGTCTCCCTCACGCGGACGGTGGACTACATGCTGATCCGCTCGCTGAGCGTGACGAGTTTCGTCTGGGACGGCGACGTCATCAGCCGCTCCACCTATTGGGACGCAAGCGACAGCATCTCCCGCCACCAGGGTGCGCTCCAGCAGACGGCCGTCTTCAAAGCGCTGTTCAGTGAGTCCGACGGCAATTATGTGGCGACCGATTCCTACCTTGCGCTGCCGGGCGATGCGGTGACCTGGTCGGTGGCAAACCGCGCCGGTACGGGGCCCGCGCTCGCGACGATTGACGCCGCGGGTCTGCTGACCGCCACAGGTGAGGACGACGGCGACGTCGTGGTCCGCGCCGTGCTGAAGAGCAACACGGACATCGTCTCCGAGCGCGTGATCCGGCTGCAAAACCAAACCCCGAAGGACGCCTTTAAGATCATCGAGGCCGAGAACTGGGACGCGGCGAGCGCCGGCACCGACACCACGGGCAGCGCCTATGTGGCGGACGGCAACGAAATCGGCGTCTACCAGGACGCCGCGGCGACGCGGCTCGCACATCCGTCCCTGTCGGAGACGGATCCGACGCCCCCGGCCGTTCTCACCTATAAAAACGTCGACTTCGGCGGAGGCGCCAGCATCTTCCAGCTGCGGCTGGCCGCCGACGCGGCGGCCACCGTGGAACTGTGGATCGACGCGGCCGACACGGTCGACGGCGGCACCCGGATCGGTACGCTGGCCGTCACGCCGACAGGCGGCGACAACTACGCGAAATACGAAACCCTCACCGCCTGTATCACAGAGACCGCCGGCGTCAAAGATCTGTACTTGAAGGTTTTCCCCACCACACCGACTGGCATGGCGACGCTCCGGCTGAGCCGCTTTCAGTTCGCTGACATATACACT of Oscillospiraceae bacterium contains these proteins:
- a CDS encoding InlB B-repeat-containing protein, giving the protein ANEGLDYHHDFAAYPGYLPEGSRTIPAYAPAGRLSSTWYKSTEDMIGASEDHPPASYLYPDYDATGNDNLSNMNGTVNTGLLTYDIIKGERTYQYFRGTPLFAFGYGLTYTTFAYSDVTVSAVAADGTFTVSGTVTNVGGVTSDEVVQVYSSFAGPFSRIQQPIKRLIAYDRLPAIEPDETRDFSFEVDLRDKLGVWDVESGRFIVEIGRYTIVAGGSSAVHAAARNSVVLDVTATNGGTAAPARNLAKLTLAENFDDYLIYNPGSGALGVVDTVEFISSSVDYDSNTAVQFRRNGTWLAFKNVTFASAPAMLTVRAGAEKPGALTVYAVFAGVALNTATPVANFALTDTRPTGSTYGEAGIGPAGVYPGTPAGQETQNRYLRPELRTTAVSAANLNANTAYDIYVVAEKRGTVLEWLKFGAATDNVAAGVAISQVYSQDSIREQGGALALRADLTPVTSTQPVTWTVASTDGTPTALATIDPAAGVLTAAGIDNGTVRVTAAAGTRTATKDILITNQLDADKTTFDTTVPDPANPQGPPRSVSLTRTVDYMLIRSLSVTSFVWDGDVISRSTYWDASDSISRHQGALQQTAVFKALFSESDGNYVATDSYLALPGDAVTWSVANRAGTGPALATIDAAGLLTATGEDDGDVVVRAVLKSNTDIVSERVIRLQNQTPKDAFKIIEAENWDAASAGTDTTGSAYVADGNEIGVYQDAAATRLAHPSLSETDPTPPAVLTYKNVDFGGGASIFQLRLAADAAATVELWIDAADTVDGGTRIGTLAVTPTGGDNYAKYETLTACITETAGVKDLYLKVFPTTPTGMATLRLSRFQFADIYTVTFDSADGSAVPSQEILHGASASDPGAPTRQDYFFDGWYTAAAAGSIWTFDNPVTSDLTLYAHWTKIHIVSFVVTNSNDRFPSQQVLHGAPAADPGTPARVGYEFGGWYTAEAGGSKWNFDDLVTADLTLYARWLEIIDSGGRGGPPASTPATYQVTFDSQGGSDVATQSVARGGAAKKPSDPTRSGSVFAGWYTDAAGTAAYSFATPVTASIALYAKWTVEGAPAPDTPDVPSGPLDGFSDAGQVSSWAAEFVERLVAAEIISGRPNGTIDPKGNVTRAEFTKMIVLGLRLEAGEAPKSFADVAAGDWFKSVVDAASSRGIVLGVSETAFAPNRTISRQDLCTIVYRGLVAQEMTLPALEDDGAFPDEAQIASYALDAVKTLKQLNIVTGRSSGAFDPRAYATREETAKIICGVIDTIASASAPASTEPDSTEPASTEPDSTTEPAT